In Micromonospora sp. WMMD980, the following are encoded in one genomic region:
- a CDS encoding uroporphyrinogen-III synthase → MTRTRKPVGRIAFVGAGPGDPGLLTRRALDALVEADHVVYDRGVPESLLTHVRAQARSDAEFSPAEGVPGDVAKVLISAARSGQNAVHLVAGDPFGHDSVVKEVQAVARTAAHFEVVPGVGQAEGVATYAGVPLPGVRTAADVEDVTTLDFDALAAAVGRGSLALAVDAGDLAAVRDGLLAAGVDGATAVGVTGDGTGETQYTTTSSVDSFVAAALGFTGRVVLTVGAGVTDRDKLSWWENRPLYGWKVLVPRTKEQAGAMSARLRAYGAIPCEVPTIAVEPPRTPAQMERAVKGLVDGRYAWVIFTSVNAVRAVWEKFGEHGLDARHFGGVKIACIGEATADAVRAFGIQPELVPAGEQSSEGLLAEFSPHDEILDPVGRVLLPRADIATETLAAGLTERGWEVDDVTAYRTVRAAPPPAEIRDAIKSGGFDAVLFTSSSTVRNLVGIAGKPHARTVVAVIGPKTAETATEFGLRVDVQPPHASVPDLVEALAAYAVELREKLAAMPAKQRRGSKVQGPTALRFR, encoded by the coding sequence ATGACCCGCACCCGTAAGCCCGTAGGCCGGATCGCTTTCGTCGGGGCCGGCCCCGGCGACCCGGGCCTGCTGACCCGCCGGGCGCTCGACGCCCTGGTCGAGGCCGACCACGTGGTGTACGACCGGGGAGTCCCCGAGTCGCTGCTCACCCACGTCCGCGCCCAGGCCAGATCGGACGCCGAGTTCAGCCCCGCCGAGGGCGTGCCGGGGGACGTGGCGAAGGTGCTGATCTCCGCGGCCCGCTCCGGCCAGAACGCCGTGCACCTGGTCGCCGGCGACCCGTTCGGTCACGACTCGGTGGTCAAGGAGGTGCAGGCGGTCGCGCGCACCGCCGCGCACTTCGAGGTGGTGCCGGGCGTCGGCCAGGCCGAGGGCGTCGCCACGTACGCGGGCGTCCCGCTGCCGGGCGTCCGTACCGCCGCCGACGTCGAGGACGTCACCACGCTGGACTTCGACGCGCTCGCCGCGGCCGTGGGCCGGGGCTCGCTGGCGCTCGCGGTGGACGCCGGTGACCTGGCCGCGGTCCGGGACGGGCTGCTGGCCGCCGGCGTCGACGGCGCCACCGCGGTCGGGGTGACCGGCGACGGCACCGGCGAGACGCAGTACACCACCACGTCGAGCGTGGACTCCTTCGTCGCGGCGGCGCTCGGCTTCACCGGCCGCGTCGTGCTCACCGTCGGCGCGGGCGTCACCGACCGCGACAAGCTGAGCTGGTGGGAGAACCGCCCGCTGTACGGCTGGAAGGTGCTGGTGCCCCGCACCAAGGAGCAGGCCGGGGCGATGAGCGCGCGGTTGCGCGCGTACGGGGCGATCCCGTGCGAGGTGCCGACCATCGCGGTCGAGCCGCCGCGCACCCCGGCCCAGATGGAGCGCGCGGTCAAGGGCCTGGTCGACGGCCGGTACGCCTGGGTGATCTTCACTTCGGTGAACGCGGTCCGGGCGGTCTGGGAGAAGTTCGGCGAGCACGGCCTGGACGCCCGGCACTTCGGCGGCGTCAAGATCGCCTGTATCGGCGAGGCGACCGCGGACGCGGTCCGCGCGTTCGGCATCCAGCCGGAGCTGGTCCCCGCCGGGGAGCAGTCCTCCGAGGGCCTGCTGGCCGAGTTCTCGCCGCACGACGAGATCCTCGACCCGGTCGGCCGGGTGCTGCTGCCCCGGGCCGACATCGCCACCGAGACGCTGGCCGCCGGCCTCACCGAGCGCGGCTGGGAGGTCGACGACGTGACCGCGTACCGGACCGTGCGGGCGGCGCCGCCGCCGGCCGAGATCCGCGACGCGATCAAGTCGGGCGGGTTCGACGCGGTGCTCTTCACCTCGTCCTCCACGGTCCGGAACCTGGTCGGCATCGCCGGGAAGCCGCACGCGCGTACCGTTGTTGCCGTCATCGGGCCCAAGACGGCGGAGACCGCGACGGAGTTCGGCCTGCGGGTCGACGTGCAGCCGCCGCACGCCTCGGTGCCCGACCTGGTGGAGGCGCTCGCCGCCTACGCCGTCGAGCTGCGCGAGAAGCTCGCCGCCATGCCGGCGAAGCAGCGTCGTGGCTCGAAGGTGCAGGGGCCGACCGCCCTGAGGTTCCGCTGA
- the hemB gene encoding porphobilinogen synthase, with protein sequence MPYPEIRPRRLRRNAAVRRLVSETRVAPAELVVPMFVKEGLAEPRAVASLPGVLQHSRDSLRKAAVEAVQAGVGGIMLFGVPAERDETGSGGLDPAGILNVAIRDVIAEVGDSTVVMSDLCLDEFTSHGHCGLLTPDGGVDNDATLSAYARMAVAQADAGVHVVGPSGMMDGQVGVVRRALDAAGHQHVSVLAYAAKYASAFFGPFRDAVESALDGDRRAYQQDPANLRESLREVELDVAEGADMVMVKPALPYLDVVSAVRAAVDVPVAAYQVSGEYAMVEAAAANGWIDRERTMLETLTSIRRAGAQIILTYWAVEAAQMLRDRY encoded by the coding sequence ATGCCGTACCCCGAGATCCGGCCCCGCCGGCTGCGCCGCAACGCGGCCGTGCGGCGGCTGGTCTCCGAGACCCGCGTCGCCCCGGCCGAGCTGGTCGTGCCGATGTTCGTCAAGGAGGGGCTGGCCGAGCCGCGGGCCGTCGCGTCGCTCCCGGGGGTGCTCCAGCACTCCCGGGACTCGCTGCGCAAGGCGGCCGTCGAGGCGGTCCAGGCCGGGGTCGGTGGGATCATGCTGTTCGGGGTGCCGGCCGAGCGGGACGAGACCGGCTCCGGCGGCCTCGACCCGGCCGGCATCCTCAACGTGGCCATCCGGGACGTGATCGCCGAGGTCGGTGACTCGACGGTGGTGATGAGCGACCTCTGCCTGGACGAGTTCACCTCGCACGGGCACTGCGGCCTGCTCACCCCGGACGGCGGAGTCGACAACGACGCCACGCTTTCCGCCTACGCCCGGATGGCGGTCGCTCAGGCCGACGCCGGGGTCCACGTGGTCGGGCCGTCCGGGATGATGGACGGCCAGGTCGGCGTGGTCCGCAGGGCGCTGGACGCCGCCGGGCACCAGCACGTCTCGGTGCTCGCGTACGCCGCCAAGTACGCCTCGGCGTTCTTCGGCCCGTTCCGCGACGCGGTGGAGTCGGCGCTGGACGGCGACCGGCGCGCCTACCAGCAGGACCCGGCGAACCTGCGGGAGTCGCTGCGCGAGGTCGAGCTGGACGTCGCCGAGGGCGCCGACATGGTGATGGTCAAGCCGGCGCTGCCCTACCTCGACGTGGTGTCGGCGGTCCGGGCCGCGGTGGACGTCCCGGTCGCCGCCTACCAGGTCTCCGGCGAGTACGCCATGGTCGAGGCCGCCGCCGCCAACGGCTGGATCGACCGGGAGCGGACGATGCTGGAGACGCTCACCTCGATCCGCCGGGCGGGCGCCCAGATCATCCTCACCTACTGGGCGGTCGAGGCGGCCCAGATGCTCCGCGATCGCTACTGA
- a CDS encoding NAD(P)H-dependent oxidoreductase, with translation MTTQESPLTIAVLVGSVRRPRMGRMIADWFVGHAAHRDSLRTDLVDLAEVPLPLADTPPEGNPASPIAGRLDAADAFVVVTPEYNHSFPAALKNAIDWHHREWVAKPVGFVSYGAGSGGIRAVEQLRLVFAELHAMTTRSGVVLTGPWNRLDRRGKLAADGPLERAADATLDELSWWGDALRERRPYGQ, from the coding sequence ATGACGACGCAAGAATCGCCGCTCACCATCGCCGTGCTCGTCGGCAGCGTGCGTCGCCCCCGGATGGGTCGGATGATCGCCGACTGGTTCGTCGGCCACGCCGCACACCGTGACAGCCTTCGCACCGACCTGGTCGACCTCGCCGAGGTGCCGCTCCCGCTCGCCGACACGCCGCCCGAGGGCAACCCGGCCAGCCCGATCGCCGGACGCCTCGACGCCGCCGACGCGTTCGTCGTGGTCACGCCCGAGTACAACCACAGCTTCCCGGCGGCCCTGAAGAACGCCATCGACTGGCACCACCGGGAATGGGTCGCCAAGCCGGTCGGGTTCGTCTCCTACGGCGCCGGCTCCGGCGGGATCCGCGCGGTCGAACAGCTCCGGCTGGTCTTCGCCGAGCTGCACGCGATGACGACCCGCAGCGGCGTGGTGCTCACCGGCCCGTGGAACCGCCTCGACCGGCGGGGCAAGCTGGCCGCCGACGGCCCCCTGGAGCGGGCCGCCGACGCGACGCTCGACGAGCTGAGCTGGTGGGGCGACGCGCTGCGCGAGCGACGGCCGTACGGTCAGTAG
- a CDS encoding MerR family transcriptional regulator, with amino-acid sequence MLTVGEVAREAGVSGSAIRFYERQGLIEAGRTSGNQRRFGPDAACRVRVARVAQRIGLSVGEIRDLLAALPPEPALTDWQRLHGRLTAEAERRIAELHAALDDVRSGRRLCDL; translated from the coding sequence ATGCTGACGGTCGGAGAGGTGGCGCGCGAGGCGGGGGTCAGTGGTTCCGCGATCCGCTTCTACGAACGCCAGGGCCTGATCGAGGCCGGCCGGACCAGCGGCAACCAGCGCCGGTTCGGTCCGGACGCGGCGTGCCGGGTGCGGGTCGCCCGGGTGGCGCAGCGGATCGGCCTGAGCGTCGGTGAGATCCGCGACCTGCTCGCCGCCCTGCCGCCGGAGCCGGCCCTGACCGACTGGCAGCGACTGCACGGCCGGCTCACCGCCGAGGCGGAACGGCGCATCGCCGAGCTGCACGCCGCGCTCGACGACGTCCGCTCCGGCCGCCGCCTCTGCGACCTGTGA
- a CDS encoding helix-turn-helix domain-containing protein produces MTGPTDDAATEATPTSTSAPTSAPIQAPIPAPGRVPGRDAAPEPAAMGGGVGGSEEDERPALLTERFDVPFPAAGIVRAVRRRADASQRELARFARVHPTTVGRIEAGALVPSLAMLCRLVGTAGFRLVVVDAWGTVLQPMRDRADLRDGAERRYPSHLDVVTDPRPGEWWADIYGLARPPETFYRNRAVRDALRRRSQWEVRVAKYRNVPPPPDLQRREYGGGPPPGWRAG; encoded by the coding sequence ATGACCGGCCCTACCGACGACGCCGCGACCGAAGCGACCCCGACCTCGACCTCGGCCCCGACCTCGGCCCCGATCCAGGCCCCGATCCCGGCCCCGGGCCGGGTCCCGGGCCGGGATGCCGCGCCCGAGCCGGCGGCCATGGGTGGCGGTGTCGGCGGGTCCGAGGAGGACGAGCGGCCCGCGCTGCTCACCGAGCGGTTCGACGTGCCGTTCCCGGCCGCCGGGATCGTCCGGGCGGTCCGCCGCCGCGCCGACGCCAGCCAACGGGAACTGGCCCGGTTCGCGCGGGTGCACCCGACCACGGTCGGGCGGATCGAGGCCGGCGCCCTGGTGCCGAGTCTCGCCATGCTGTGCCGGCTCGTCGGCACGGCCGGCTTCCGACTCGTCGTCGTCGACGCGTGGGGCACGGTCCTCCAGCCGATGCGGGACCGGGCGGACCTGCGGGACGGCGCGGAACGCCGATACCCGTCGCACCTCGACGTGGTCACCGACCCGCGGCCCGGGGAGTGGTGGGCCGACATCTACGGGCTGGCCCGGCCGCCGGAGACGTTCTACCGGAACCGGGCCGTGCGGGACGCGCTGCGGCGGCGCAGCCAGTGGGAGGTCCGGGTGGCCAAGTACCGCAACGTGCCGCCCCCACCCGACCTGCAGCGGCGCGAATACGGCGGCGGCCCGCCGCCCGGCTGGAGAGCCGGATGA
- a CDS encoding lamin tail domain-containing protein yields the protein MRPRRTLAALATTAAVTATAIGIAPPAASAAPTDLLISEYVEGSSNNKAVELFNGTGAPVDLAAGGYQLQLFFNGATTSTNVALSGTVAAGDVFVFAAASAAPAILAQADQTYGGALFNGDDAIVLRKGETVVDSIGQVGVDPGTEWGSGLISTADNTLRRLPSVSAGDTDPADAFDPAAQWAGFATDTFDGLGSHTVDGGGPVDQPATVACGGALTLEAGATATREVTATDADDTITDLAVTSVVPAPASGSISRTAFTPATAAGGTARATLTATGLPAGGYTVTVTSTDAEGGTATCTLAVQATSVLSVGEVQGRTGDDESGRTDRSPLAPASGNGTSTTLHDVRGVITSKSLTRSSAGADQWGFYLQSRLGTEDGDPLTSDGIFVFTGSFTTLIGGYAPTVGDEVVLRGRVSEYFNQTQLSSASLVRKLDSGLDVDTAVRADDAIPPAEADAADRFWERHEGERMRVRAGSGVSAPRHIYASTADSEIYVLDREDPIMKRSDPYARRVFRDAHPLDDIPGTLFDNGNNQRILLGAGGVKATAGDSGALLPEARTFDTLTEDAFGSVSYAFSKYSVQPEQLTLTGGADPAENHPPRPADRNSEVAVATYNVENLYDYRDDPFDGCDFAGNTGCPGVSPPFDYVPASPEAYAAKLATQARQIVNSLHSPDLILVQEAEDQDICSVVDGSLACGDTNDADGAPDTVQELALAVAAAGGPAYAAAYDRTGADARGIASAFLYRTDRLTLAQATATNPLLGAAPTVDYRSAALPSNADVQNPKAFNAVLPTDVDRSTGVDGSNVYTRAAQLARFTVRAAPGSSERFTLWAVVNHFSSGPDSRVGQRREQAAYGAAMVRAVEATDPDARVVYGGDLNVFPRPDDPIATGQNPTPSDQLAPLYQAGLHNLWDDLVAEAPAAAYSYTFSGQAQTLDNMFVNDPMHEDLVQVRTAHINADYPTDAPELGDRGASDHDPTVARFSSRAALRVADTSVTEGDRGTTTMTFTVTVSRPLSEPALLCAATYGTTAQAGSDYDPYVGCRVLAAGRTSLAFPVTVRGDRKREADERLTLHVAGVPGLRLVDPSGVGTILNDD from the coding sequence GCCGGGGACGTGTTCGTCTTCGCCGCCGCGTCGGCGGCGCCGGCGATCCTCGCCCAGGCCGACCAGACGTACGGCGGCGCGCTGTTCAACGGCGACGACGCGATCGTGCTGCGCAAGGGCGAGACGGTGGTCGACTCGATCGGCCAGGTCGGCGTCGACCCGGGCACCGAGTGGGGCAGCGGGCTCATCAGCACAGCCGACAACACGTTGCGCCGGCTGCCCTCGGTGAGCGCCGGCGACACCGACCCCGCCGACGCGTTCGACCCGGCCGCCCAGTGGGCCGGCTTCGCCACCGACACGTTCGACGGGCTGGGCAGCCACACCGTCGACGGCGGCGGCCCGGTCGACCAGCCGGCCACGGTGGCCTGCGGCGGCGCGTTGACCCTGGAGGCGGGCGCCACCGCGACCCGCGAGGTGACCGCGACCGACGCCGACGACACGATCACCGACCTCGCCGTCACCTCTGTCGTCCCGGCGCCGGCGAGCGGCTCGATCAGCCGTACCGCGTTCACCCCGGCGACCGCGGCCGGCGGCACCGCCCGGGCGACGCTGACCGCGACCGGCCTGCCGGCCGGCGGCTACACCGTCACGGTGACCTCGACGGACGCCGAGGGCGGCACCGCCACCTGCACGCTCGCCGTGCAGGCGACGAGCGTGCTCTCCGTCGGCGAGGTGCAGGGTCGCACCGGCGACGACGAGAGCGGCCGCACCGACCGGTCTCCGCTCGCGCCGGCCAGCGGCAACGGCACCAGCACGACGCTGCACGACGTACGCGGCGTGATCACCAGCAAGTCGCTGACCCGCAGCTCGGCCGGGGCCGACCAGTGGGGTTTCTACCTGCAGAGCCGGCTCGGCACCGAGGACGGTGACCCGCTCACCTCGGACGGCATCTTCGTCTTCACGGGCTCCTTCACCACGCTGATCGGCGGCTACGCGCCGACCGTCGGCGACGAGGTGGTGCTCCGCGGGCGGGTCTCGGAATACTTCAACCAGACCCAGCTCTCCAGCGCCTCGCTGGTCCGCAAGCTCGACTCGGGTCTCGACGTGGACACCGCCGTCCGGGCCGACGACGCGATCCCGCCGGCCGAGGCGGACGCCGCCGACAGGTTCTGGGAGCGGCACGAGGGTGAGCGGATGCGGGTCCGGGCCGGCAGCGGCGTCTCCGCGCCCCGGCACATCTACGCCTCCACCGCGGACTCCGAGATCTACGTGCTCGACCGCGAGGACCCGATCATGAAGCGGTCCGACCCGTACGCCCGCCGGGTGTTCCGGGACGCGCACCCGCTCGACGACATTCCGGGCACGCTCTTCGACAACGGCAACAACCAGCGGATCCTGCTGGGGGCCGGTGGCGTGAAGGCGACCGCCGGTGACTCCGGCGCGCTGCTGCCCGAGGCGCGCACGTTCGACACGCTGACCGAGGACGCCTTCGGCTCCGTCTCGTACGCGTTCAGCAAGTACAGCGTGCAGCCCGAGCAGCTCACCCTGACCGGTGGCGCGGACCCGGCGGAGAACCACCCGCCGCGGCCGGCTGACCGCAACAGCGAGGTCGCGGTCGCCACCTACAACGTGGAGAACCTGTACGACTACCGGGACGACCCGTTCGACGGCTGCGACTTCGCCGGCAACACCGGCTGCCCCGGGGTCAGCCCGCCGTTCGACTACGTGCCGGCCAGCCCCGAGGCGTACGCGGCCAAGCTGGCCACGCAGGCTCGGCAGATCGTCAACTCGCTGCACAGCCCGGACCTGATCCTGGTGCAGGAGGCCGAGGACCAGGACATCTGCTCGGTGGTCGACGGCAGCCTGGCCTGCGGCGACACCAATGACGCCGACGGCGCGCCGGACACCGTGCAGGAGTTGGCGCTCGCCGTCGCGGCAGCCGGCGGCCCGGCCTACGCCGCCGCGTACGACCGCACCGGCGCGGACGCCCGGGGCATCGCCTCGGCCTTCCTCTATCGCACCGACCGGCTGACGCTGGCCCAGGCCACCGCCACCAACCCGCTGCTGGGCGCCGCGCCGACCGTCGACTATCGCTCGGCCGCCCTGCCGTCCAACGCGGACGTGCAGAACCCGAAGGCGTTCAACGCGGTGCTGCCGACCGACGTGGATCGGTCGACAGGCGTGGACGGCAGCAACGTCTACACCCGGGCGGCGCAGCTGGCGCGGTTCACCGTCAGGGCGGCCCCCGGGTCGAGCGAGCGGTTCACGCTCTGGGCGGTGGTTAACCACTTCTCGTCCGGTCCGGACAGTCGGGTCGGGCAGCGCCGCGAGCAGGCCGCGTACGGCGCCGCGATGGTGCGGGCGGTCGAGGCGACCGACCCGGACGCGCGGGTGGTCTACGGCGGCGACCTGAACGTCTTCCCGCGCCCCGACGACCCGATCGCGACCGGGCAGAACCCCACCCCGTCGGACCAGCTCGCCCCGCTCTACCAGGCCGGCCTGCACAACCTCTGGGACGACCTGGTGGCGGAAGCGCCGGCGGCGGCCTACTCGTACACCTTCAGCGGGCAGGCGCAGACGCTCGACAACATGTTCGTCAACGACCCGATGCACGAGGACCTGGTGCAGGTGCGGACGGCGCACATCAACGCCGACTACCCCACCGACGCACCGGAGCTGGGTGACCGGGGCGCCAGCGACCACGACCCGACGGTGGCCCGGTTCTCCTCGCGGGCCGCGCTGCGGGTGGCCGACACCTCGGTGACCGAGGGCGACAGGGGCACCACCACGATGACGTTCACCGTCACCGTGTCCCGACCGCTCTCCGAGCCGGCCCTGCTCTGCGCGGCCACCTACGGCACCACGGCGCAGGCCGGCTCCGACTACGACCCGTACGTCGGCTGCCGGGTGCTGGCCGCGGGCCGGACGTCGCTGGCCTTCCCGGTCACCGTGCGCGGGGACCGCAAGCGGGAGGCGGACGAGCGGCTCACCCTGCACGTGGCAGGGGTGCCGGGTCTCCGGCTGGTCGACCCGTCCGGTGTCGGGACGATTCTGAACGACGACTGA